A part of Numenius arquata chromosome 2, bNumArq3.hap1.1, whole genome shotgun sequence genomic DNA contains:
- the KATNA1 gene encoding katanin p60 ATPase-containing subunit A1 codes for MLNMSLVMISENVKLAREYALLGNYDSAMVYYQGVLDQMNKYLYSVRDTYLQQKWQQVWQEISIEAKHVKDIMKTLESFKLDSTPLKASQQELPAHDAEVWSLPVPAERRPSPGPRKRQSAPCSDCRGHNNRISAAVRGPHRPSSRNLSDKGKAVRSREKKDQQNKGKEEKNKSTSEISEPEPKKFDGTGYDKDLVEALERDIISQNPNIRWDDIADLVDAKKLLKEAVVLPMWMPEFFKGIRRPWKGVLMVGPPGTGKTLLAKAVATECKTTFFNVSSSTLTSKYRGESEKLVRLLFEMARFYAPTTIFIDEIDSICSRRGTSEEHEASRRVKAELLVQMDGVGGATENDDPSKMVMVLAATNFPWDIDEALRRRLEKRIYIPLPSAKGREELLKINLRELELADDVDLANIAEKMEGYSGADITNVCRDASLMAMRRRIEGLTPEEIRNLSRDEMHMPTTMEDFEIALKKVSKSVSAADIEKYEKWIVEFGSC; via the exons atgttGAACATGAGCCTTGTTATGATCAGTGAGAATGTAAAGCTGGCCCGTGAATATGCCTTACTGGGAAATTATGACTCTGCGATGGTCTACTACCAGGGAGTTCTTGACCAAATGAATAAGTACCTCTACTCTGTCAGAGATACATATCTGCAACAGAAATGGCAACAG gtttGGCAGGAGATAAGTATAGAAGCTAAGCATGTGAAAGATATAATGAAAACTCTAGAGAGTTTTAAACTAGACAGTACTCCATTGAAAGCTTCACAACAAGAATTACCAGCTCATGATGCAGAAGTCTGGTCTTTGCCAGTACCTGCTGAACGTAG ACCTTCGCCGGGACCCAGAAAACGTCAGTCTGCTCCGTGCAGTGATTGCAGAGGTCACAATAATCGTATAAGTGCAGCTGTCAGAGGCCCTCACCGTCCGTCCTCTCGAAATCTCAGTGATAAAGGGAAGGCAGTCCGCAGCCGGGAAAAAAAGGAtcagcaaaataaaggaaaagaggaaaag AACAAATCCACATCTGAGATTTCAGAGCCTGAACCAAAGAAATTTGATGGTACTGGATATGATAAAGATTTGGTAGAAGCTTTGGAAAGAGATATAATTTCTCAGAATCCCAACATCCGATG ggATGACATTGCTGATTTAGTAGATGCCAAAAAGCTGCTTAAGGAAGCTGTAGTTTTACCTATGTGGATGCCGGAGTTTTTTAAGGGAATTAGAAGACCATGGAAG ggTGTGCTGATGGTTGGTCCTCCTGGTACTGGAAAGACCCTCCTGGCAAAAGCTGTAGCCACTGAATGCAAGACTACTTTTTTCAATGTTTCTTCTTCCACACTTACCTCAAAATACAGAGGAGAATCTGAGAAACTTGTTCGTCTACTCTTTGAAATG GCTCGATTTTATGCCCCGACAACTATATTTATTGATGAGATAGACTCTATCTGTAGTCGCAGGGGAACTTCAGAGGAGCATGAAGCTAGCCGACGCGTGAAGGCAGAACTGCTAGTTCAAATGGATG gtgttggagggGCTACTGAAAATGATGATCCTTCTAAGATGGTCATGGTACTTGCTGCTACTAATTTTCCTTGGGATATTGATGAAGCCCTAAGACGGAGATTAGAAAAGAGAATTTACATTCCTTTACCATCAG CGAAAGGTAGAGAGGAACTCCTAAAGATAAATCTGCGAGAGCTGGAACTGGCTGATGATGTTGACCTTGCAAATATAGCTGAGAAAATGGAAGGTTATTCAGGTGCAGACATTACCAACGTATGCAG AGATGCATCGTTGATGGCTATGAGAAGGCGAATTGAGGGCTTGACAccagaagaaataagaaatcttTCCCGAGATGAAATGCACATGCCAACAACTATGGAAGACTTTGAAATAGCTTTGAAGAAAGTTTCTAAATCTGTATCTGCTGCGGACATTGAGAAATATGAGAAATGGATAGTTGAATTTGGGTCATGCTGA